A single Dechloromonas denitrificans DNA region contains:
- a CDS encoding two-component system response regulator, protein MADNQATILIVDDTPENLSVLGELLQRSYRVRAANSGRRALQIVRSTPTPDLILLDVMMPEMDGYDVLAELRADPATRHIPVIFVTAMDGTEDEEHGLDCGAVDYITKPIRPAIVQARIRTQLELKRARDILSDQNNYLEAEVARRMSENQLIQQVSIHALARLAETRDPETGNHLRRTQEYVRTLAVALKSHPRFAAFLDDRTVDALAKSAPLHDIGKVGIPDHILLKPDKLTAEEWVIMKTHAELGSKAIAQAEADAEKPVEFLRLAKEIAHYHHEKWDGSGYPAGLAGDLIPISARLMALADVFDALICKRVYKPAFTFENARQIIVEGSGRHFDPDIVDCFVGEYETFRRIAATYAE, encoded by the coding sequence ATGGCAGACAATCAAGCGACGATCCTGATCGTCGATGACACACCGGAAAATCTCAGCGTGCTCGGCGAGCTCCTGCAACGCAGTTATCGCGTCCGCGCTGCCAATTCCGGCCGGCGCGCCCTGCAGATCGTGCGCAGCACCCCGACCCCGGATCTCATCCTGCTCGACGTGATGATGCCGGAAATGGACGGCTACGATGTACTCGCCGAACTGCGCGCCGACCCGGCAACGCGCCATATTCCAGTGATTTTCGTCACCGCCATGGACGGCACGGAAGATGAGGAACACGGACTGGACTGCGGCGCCGTCGATTACATCACCAAGCCGATCCGGCCGGCCATCGTCCAGGCCCGCATCCGCACCCAGCTCGAACTGAAACGGGCGCGCGACATTCTCAGCGACCAGAACAACTATCTCGAAGCCGAAGTCGCACGCCGGATGTCGGAAAACCAGCTGATCCAGCAGGTCAGCATCCACGCCCTGGCCCGCCTGGCCGAAACCCGCGACCCGGAAACCGGCAACCATCTGCGGCGCACTCAGGAATACGTTCGGACGCTGGCTGTCGCACTGAAATCCCATCCCCGTTTTGCCGCTTTCCTCGATGACCGGACGGTCGATGCCCTGGCCAAATCGGCCCCCTTGCACGACATTGGCAAAGTCGGCATCCCCGACCACATTCTGCTCAAGCCGGACAAACTGACCGCCGAGGAATGGGTGATCATGAAAACCCATGCCGAATTAGGCAGCAAGGCCATCGCCCAAGCCGAAGCGGATGCCGAAAAGCCGGTGGAGTTTCTCCGGCTGGCCAAGGAAATCGCCCATTACCATCACGAAAAATGGGATGGCAGCGGCTACCCGGCCGGTCTGGCCGGCGATCTGATCCCGATCTCCGCCCGCCTGATGGCACTCGCCGATGTATTCGACGCCCTGATCTGCAAGCGCGTCTACAAACCCGCCTTCACCTTCGAGAATGCCCGCCAGATCATTGTCGAGGGCAGCGGCAGGCATTTCGACCCGGATATCGTCGACTGCTTCGTCGGCGAATACGAAACCTTCCGCCGCATTGCCGCGACCTATGCCGAGTAG
- a CDS encoding M48 family metallopeptidase, protein MTPDFTLLFLFIFVLTLTARLWLTLRHIRFVAAHRAAVPADFAERIGLPAHQKAADYTVDRSRMAIFSTLIDAGLLLALTLGGGLAWLHDFWSGRLGELPYGLAMIFSLLAISGLIDLPLSLYRQFVIEARHGFNRMTLGLFFADLVKQTLLGIAIGAPVILAVLWLMGAMGTFWWLYVWLFWCLFNLLILFIYPTWIAPLFNKFSPLADGEMKTRIEALLVRCGFRSSGLFVMDGSKRSSHGNAYFTGFGNTKRIVFFDTLLARLTPSEVEAVLAHELGHFRKKHIVKRIVFMFAASLGLLWLLGQLIDAPWFYNGLGVPAENTALGLILFFLVIPVFTFPFSPLNSYFSRRHEFEADAYAAEHADAGELTRALVKLYQDNASTLTPDPLHSLFYDSHPPAAQRIARLQMAAR, encoded by the coding sequence GTGACCCCCGACTTCACCCTCCTGTTTCTCTTCATCTTCGTCCTGACGCTGACCGCCCGCCTGTGGCTGACACTGCGTCACATCCGCTTCGTCGCCGCCCACCGGGCGGCCGTACCAGCCGATTTCGCCGAACGCATCGGATTGCCGGCGCATCAAAAAGCCGCCGATTACACCGTCGACCGTAGCCGGATGGCCATTTTTTCGACGTTGATCGATGCCGGCCTGCTCCTCGCCCTGACCCTCGGCGGCGGTCTCGCCTGGCTGCACGACTTCTGGTCGGGCCGCCTCGGTGAGTTGCCCTACGGCCTGGCGATGATTTTCAGCCTGCTGGCGATCTCCGGCCTGATCGATCTGCCGCTCTCGCTCTATCGCCAGTTCGTCATCGAAGCCCGGCACGGCTTCAACCGGATGACCCTCGGCCTGTTCTTCGCCGATCTCGTCAAGCAAACCCTGCTCGGCATTGCCATCGGCGCCCCGGTCATTCTCGCCGTGCTCTGGCTGATGGGCGCCATGGGGACGTTCTGGTGGCTCTATGTCTGGCTGTTCTGGTGTCTCTTCAACCTGCTCATCCTGTTCATTTATCCGACCTGGATCGCGCCGCTGTTCAACAAGTTCTCGCCGCTCGCCGACGGCGAGATGAAAACCCGCATCGAAGCCCTGCTGGTACGCTGCGGCTTTCGCTCCTCCGGCCTTTTCGTGATGGACGGCTCGAAACGCTCGAGCCACGGCAATGCCTACTTCACCGGCTTCGGCAACACCAAGCGCATCGTCTTTTTCGATACGCTGCTCGCCCGCCTCACGCCGAGCGAAGTCGAAGCCGTGCTGGCCCATGAACTGGGCCACTTTCGCAAGAAGCACATCGTCAAGCGCATCGTTTTCATGTTTGCCGCCTCGCTCGGCCTGCTCTGGCTGCTCGGCCAGCTGATCGACGCGCCGTGGTTCTACAACGGATTGGGGGTGCCGGCCGAGAACACCGCGCTCGGACTGATCCTGTTTTTCCTGGTCATCCCGGTCTTTACTTTCCCGTTCAGCCCGCTCAACAGCTATTTTTCGCGCCGCCACGAATTCGAGGCCGATGCCTACGCGGCGGAACACGCCGACGCCGGCGAGCTGACCCGCGCCCTGGTCAAGCTCTATCAGGACAATGCCTCGACGCTGACTCCCGATCCGCTGCATTCGCTGTTCTACGATTCCCACCCGCCAGCGGCGCAGCGCATCGCCCGGCTGCAGATGGCGGCCCGCTGA
- a CDS encoding PAS domain-containing hybrid sensor histidine kinase/response regulator, translated as MKNTDSAHKNLAQGIMLVVVPYAVLASLWILISEPLIAYLFPEQLAQSMASIVKGWLFVAVTAILLGLLLRRLIRKIEQRQLAERKAWAAADQAVNQLAKERLQLRSLLDAIPDLIWLKDPNGVYLRCNKRFEDLYGASEQNLRGQTDYDFVDRELAEFFRENDRAALLANGPRSNEEWLIFANDGHRERVLTTKAPMYDSTGQLIGVLGIGRDITKMHDLQERFRVAFNASPASISLTTVDDGIFLDVNPRYAEMLGWSKEELLGHSALDFNLWSSTASRHDWKTQLKESGRLRDFQTVWHQRNGNPIHVSISAEIISLSDQPYVLAFILDVSERKLAEEAIFQLQERVAVAFRAAPVAACITRVADGRIIDVNQRLLSEYQWTRRELIGKTTIEAGLWKAEDRARMLDIFHRDGYVIDFDSIATGRDGRPRRISLSAAKIDVDGEAHIVVYIIDVSERRAAEEALRERTEIYQSIVAQANDGICLIDPKNLQFVEINDAVINNLGYTREEFAGLTLADLQMDMSASELQQLLADIVRDGKAVFEQHHRRKDGSRQIARIAAATITLSRGTMVSAIWQDITEQKKASIELERYRHHLEEVVGERTAQLASAKEVAEQASRAKSVFLANMSHEIRTPMNAIIGLNHLVERNTADPEQRERLHKVADAAHHLLSIINQILDISKIEAGKLELEPTDFLLSRVLDNTSILILDRLRSHGLAFHTEIDPALPPVLHGDPLRIGQILLNYLSNAVKFTERGSISITVTLIAENAGELLVRFAVTDTGIGIPAEQQARIFDAFEQVDSTTTRRFGGTGLGLAIARRLALLMGGDSGLNSQPGQGSTFWFSARLQRGTATSAETALPLLPDEAEHLLASRYHQARILLVEDNTINQEVALDLLRYVGLQADLAEDGEQAVKMAAQQRYDLILMDMQMPIMDGLAATRLIRQSDSGRTLPILAMTANAFSEDGQRCLDAGMNDHVAKPVDPYNLYATLIKWLPLPLPDAPTAAAPPSPPAAAAIAEPDPEPEFLRALAAIPGLDCNAGLRSVRGRSASYRRLLRTFLKQHANDDQAIVRALDDGRRNDALHLAHALKGAAGTMGLTGIHRSAIALNEALRESADAAALPALLAALASDMHSTLAALRKLLEATPLDPS; from the coding sequence TTGAAAAATACCGATTCAGCGCACAAGAACCTGGCGCAGGGCATCATGCTGGTGGTTGTTCCCTATGCCGTGCTGGCATCGCTGTGGATACTGATTTCCGAACCGCTGATCGCCTACCTCTTCCCGGAGCAGCTTGCCCAGAGCATGGCCAGCATCGTCAAGGGGTGGCTATTCGTTGCGGTCACCGCGATCCTTCTAGGCCTCCTGCTCCGCCGCCTGATCCGCAAGATCGAACAGCGCCAGTTAGCCGAGCGTAAAGCCTGGGCGGCCGCCGATCAGGCCGTCAATCAACTGGCCAAGGAACGCCTCCAGTTGCGCTCCCTGCTCGATGCCATACCCGATCTGATCTGGCTGAAGGATCCGAACGGGGTTTACCTGCGCTGCAACAAACGCTTCGAGGATCTTTACGGAGCCAGCGAGCAAAACCTGCGCGGGCAAACCGATTACGATTTTGTCGACCGCGAACTGGCCGAGTTTTTTCGCGAAAACGACCGTGCCGCACTGCTCGCCAATGGCCCGCGCAGCAACGAGGAGTGGCTGATTTTCGCCAACGATGGCCACCGCGAACGGGTGCTGACGACCAAGGCCCCGATGTACGACAGCACCGGGCAGCTGATCGGCGTGCTCGGTATTGGCCGCGACATCACCAAGATGCACGACCTGCAGGAACGTTTCAGGGTCGCGTTCAACGCCAGCCCGGCCTCCATTTCGCTGACCACCGTAGACGACGGCATCTTCCTCGACGTAAATCCGCGCTATGCCGAGATGCTCGGCTGGTCGAAAGAAGAACTGCTCGGACACAGCGCGCTCGATTTCAATCTCTGGTCGTCCACCGCCTCCCGCCATGACTGGAAAACCCAGCTCAAGGAAAGCGGCCGGCTGCGCGATTTCCAGACCGTCTGGCATCAGCGTAACGGCAACCCGATCCATGTCAGCATTTCGGCCGAAATCATCAGCCTGAGCGACCAGCCCTATGTGCTGGCCTTCATTCTCGACGTTTCCGAACGCAAGCTGGCGGAAGAAGCCATATTCCAGCTCCAGGAACGGGTCGCCGTGGCTTTCCGCGCCGCGCCGGTGGCCGCCTGCATTACCCGGGTAGCCGACGGCCGGATCATCGACGTCAATCAGCGCCTGCTCAGCGAGTACCAGTGGACGCGCCGCGAACTGATCGGCAAGACCACCATTGAAGCCGGCCTGTGGAAAGCCGAAGATCGCGCCCGGATGCTCGACATTTTCCATCGTGACGGCTATGTCATCGACTTCGACAGCATCGCCACCGGCCGCGATGGCCGGCCGCGCCGGATCAGCCTGTCGGCGGCCAAGATCGATGTCGACGGCGAAGCGCATATCGTCGTCTATATCATCGATGTTTCCGAACGGCGGGCGGCGGAAGAAGCGCTGCGCGAGCGCACCGAGATCTATCAGAGCATCGTTGCCCAGGCCAATGACGGGATCTGCCTGATCGACCCGAAGAATCTGCAGTTCGTCGAGATCAACGATGCCGTGATCAACAATCTCGGCTACACGCGCGAAGAATTCGCCGGCCTCACCCTGGCCGATCTGCAGATGGATATGAGCGCGAGCGAATTGCAGCAGCTGCTGGCCGACATCGTCCGGGACGGCAAAGCGGTTTTCGAGCAGCATCACCGACGCAAGGATGGCAGCCGGCAAATTGCCCGGATCGCCGCCGCTACCATCACCCTCAGTCGCGGCACCATGGTCAGCGCCATCTGGCAGGACATCACCGAACAGAAAAAAGCCAGCATCGAACTGGAACGCTACCGTCACCACCTGGAAGAAGTGGTCGGCGAACGCACCGCCCAGCTGGCCAGCGCCAAGGAAGTGGCCGAACAGGCCAGTCGTGCGAAAAGCGTCTTCCTGGCCAACATGAGTCACGAAATCCGCACCCCGATGAATGCCATCATCGGCCTCAACCACCTGGTCGAACGCAATACGGCCGACCCTGAGCAACGCGAACGGCTGCACAAGGTGGCTGATGCCGCACATCACCTGCTTTCGATCATCAACCAGATTCTCGATATTTCGAAAATCGAAGCCGGCAAGCTCGAACTCGAACCAACCGACTTCCTGCTCAGCCGGGTCCTCGACAACACCAGCATCCTGATCCTCGACCGCCTGCGCTCGCACGGCCTCGCCTTCCATACCGAAATCGATCCGGCCCTGCCGCCGGTCCTGCACGGCGATCCGCTGCGCATCGGCCAGATCCTGCTCAACTATCTCTCCAATGCGGTCAAGTTCACCGAGCGCGGCAGCATCTCGATCACCGTCACGCTGATTGCCGAAAATGCCGGCGAATTGCTCGTCCGCTTTGCCGTCACCGACACCGGGATCGGCATTCCGGCCGAGCAGCAGGCACGCATTTTCGATGCCTTCGAGCAGGTGGACAGCACGACGACCCGGCGCTTTGGCGGCACCGGCCTCGGCCTGGCCATCGCCCGCCGGCTGGCCCTGCTGATGGGCGGCGACAGCGGCCTGAACAGCCAGCCCGGCCAGGGCAGCACATTCTGGTTCTCGGCCCGCCTACAGCGCGGCACGGCGACCAGCGCCGAGACCGCCCTGCCGCTGCTGCCGGACGAAGCCGAGCATCTGCTGGCCAGCCGCTACCATCAGGCGCGGATCCTGCTGGTCGAGGACAACACCATCAACCAGGAAGTCGCCCTCGACCTGCTGCGTTACGTCGGGCTGCAGGCCGACCTTGCCGAGGACGGCGAACAAGCGGTCAAAATGGCGGCGCAACAGCGCTACGACCTGATCCTGATGGATATGCAGATGCCGATCATGGACGGCCTCGCCGCCACCCGGCTCATCCGCCAAAGCGACAGCGGCCGCACCCTGCCGATCCTGGCGATGACCGCCAATGCCTTCAGCGAGGATGGTCAGCGCTGCCTCGATGCCGGCATGAACGATCATGTCGCCAAGCCGGTCGATCCCTACAATCTCTACGCCACGCTGATCAAGTGGCTGCCCCTGCCCCTGCCCGACGCCCCGACCGCTGCCGCGCCACCGAGTCCGCCAGCGGCTGCCGCCATAGCGGAGCCCGACCCGGAACCGGAGTTCCTTCGGGCTCTCGCCGCCATCCCGGGCCTCGACTGCAACGCCGGCCTGCGCTCCGTGCGGGGCCGTTCAGCCAGCTACCGGCGGCTGCTCCGGACTTTTCTCAAGCAGCATGCCAACGACGACCAGGCCATCGTCCGCGCCCTCGACGACGGGCGGCGCAATGACGCCCTGCATCTGGCGCACGCCCTCAAGGGGGCGGCCGGAACAATGGGACTGACCGGCATTCATCGCAGCGCCATTGCGCTCAACGAGGCGCTCCGCGAATCGGCCGACGCCGCCGCCCTACCGGCTCTCCTGGCGGCTCTCGCCAGCGACATGCACAGCACGCTCGCGGCCTTGCGCAAGCTCCTCGAAGCCACACCACTCGACCCATCATGA
- the rsgA gene encoding ribosome small subunit-dependent GTPase A: protein MEGRVIAAHGRQYVVELADGSLLPCFPRGKKSDVACGDRVDIERTSSDQGVIEAIQPRTSLLYRSNEYKQKLIAANVDQLVIVVATEPAFSDDLITRALLAAESEEIEALIVLNKCDLTDKVAAARERLTMFSKLGYRIVELSALKHAEDLRPELSGVTSVLVGQSGMGKSTLVNALVPEANAATREISQALDSGKHTTTHATLYHLDAESQLIDSPGLQEFGLGHLDRQEIEYAFREFRPWLGQCRFRDCHHNREPDCALTAAVKAGEIDEKRFAVYHRIIGTQRGTA, encoded by the coding sequence ATGGAAGGCCGGGTCATTGCCGCTCATGGCCGGCAGTATGTCGTCGAACTGGCCGACGGCAGCTTGCTGCCCTGCTTCCCGCGCGGCAAGAAGAGCGATGTCGCCTGCGGCGACCGCGTCGACATCGAACGCACTTCCAGCGACCAGGGCGTCATCGAGGCCATTCAGCCGCGCACCAGCCTGCTTTACCGCTCGAACGAGTACAAGCAGAAGCTAATTGCCGCCAATGTCGACCAGCTGGTGATCGTCGTCGCCACCGAACCGGCCTTTTCCGACGACCTGATCACCCGCGCCCTGCTGGCCGCGGAAAGCGAGGAAATCGAGGCGCTGATCGTCCTCAACAAGTGCGACCTGACCGACAAGGTAGCGGCGGCCCGCGAGCGCCTGACCATGTTCAGCAAGCTCGGCTACCGCATCGTCGAACTCTCCGCCCTCAAGCATGCCGAAGACCTGCGGCCGGAACTGTCCGGCGTGACCAGCGTGCTGGTCGGCCAGTCCGGCATGGGCAAATCGACGCTGGTCAATGCGCTGGTCCCGGAAGCCAACGCCGCGACGCGCGAAATATCGCAGGCGCTCGACTCCGGCAAGCACACGACAACCCACGCCACGCTCTACCATCTCGACGCCGAGAGTCAGTTGATCGACTCGCCCGGCCTGCAGGAATTCGGCCTCGGCCATCTCGATCGCCAGGAAATCGAATACGCCTTCCGCGAATTTCGCCCCTGGCTTGGCCAATGCCGCTTCCGCGACTGCCACCACAATCGCGAACCGGACTGTGCGCTGACGGCGGCGGTCAAGGCCGGGGAGATCGACGAAAAGCGCTTCGCTGTTTATCACCGGATCATCGGCACGCAACGCGGCACCGCCTGA
- the orn gene encoding oligoribonuclease, with amino-acid sequence MAGNANNLVWLDMEMTGLNPDGDRIIEMAMVVTNSELELVAESPAWVVHQSDEVLAGMDEWNQKTHGRSGLIDKVKASLLSEAEVEVAALEFLKKYSSTGHSPMCGNSIGQDRRFMARYMPTLETFFHYRNLDVSTLKELCKRWQPEIYKGFKKKGRHTALADIYESIDELKYYREHFLKG; translated from the coding sequence ATGGCAGGCAACGCAAACAACCTCGTCTGGCTGGATATGGAAATGACCGGTTTGAACCCGGATGGCGACCGCATTATCGAAATGGCCATGGTAGTGACCAATTCGGAGCTCGAGTTGGTTGCCGAATCGCCAGCCTGGGTCGTCCATCAGTCGGACGAAGTGCTGGCTGGCATGGACGAGTGGAACCAGAAAACCCACGGCCGTTCGGGGCTGATCGACAAGGTCAAGGCTTCGCTGCTCAGCGAGGCGGAAGTCGAGGTCGCCGCGCTCGAGTTCCTGAAGAAATATTCGTCCACCGGCCACTCGCCGATGTGCGGCAATTCGATCGGCCAGGACCGCCGCTTCATGGCGCGCTACATGCCGACGCTGGAAACTTTCTTCCACTACCGGAATCTCGATGTCAGTACGCTGAAGGAGTTGTGCAAGCGCTGGCAGCCGGAAATCTACAAGGGTTTCAAGAAAAAGGGCCGGCATACGGCGCTCGCCGATATCTACGAATCGATCGATGAGCTCAAGTATTACCGCGAACATTTCCTGAAGGGCTGA